A single region of the Pontibacter kalidii genome encodes:
- a CDS encoding ABC transporter permease: protein MSELKSHWDWEITSETSYWGTNLRELWSFRHLMAGLVKRNFLLRYQQTILGPFWILFPPLLTLATYVVVFGKFVGISTGTLPPVLFYFSGIILWSFFSDCFTGTATTFKDNAHLFSKVYFPRLVVPLSVISTQFYNFLIQLMLLLLLVAYYWWFQGLSSPISMVALLWFPVVVTATAVLALGMGLFFSVLTAKYRDMGYIISLGVRLLMYVTPVIYPLSAVPEKVRWIVRLNPLAQLFEAFRLSLLGEGTVSFVQLLYSVLFAAAFLSVALLLFNKQGDKLIDVV, encoded by the coding sequence ATGTCTGAATTGAAATCACATTGGGATTGGGAGATTACGAGCGAAACCAGTTACTGGGGGACCAACCTAAGGGAGCTATGGTCTTTCCGTCACCTGATGGCTGGCTTGGTCAAAAGAAACTTTCTACTAAGATATCAGCAAACTATCCTGGGTCCTTTCTGGATCCTTTTCCCTCCGCTACTCACCTTAGCTACCTATGTAGTGGTGTTCGGTAAATTCGTTGGCATCTCGACCGGCACTTTGCCGCCCGTACTCTTTTACTTTTCGGGTATCATCCTGTGGAGCTTTTTCAGCGACTGCTTTACAGGTACAGCCACCACGTTTAAAGACAATGCCCACCTTTTCAGCAAGGTGTACTTCCCGCGCCTGGTGGTGCCACTTTCCGTGATAAGCACCCAGTTCTATAATTTTCTGATTCAACTCATGCTCCTGCTGTTGCTTGTCGCCTATTACTGGTGGTTCCAAGGCTTAAGCTCACCCATAAGTATGGTGGCCCTGCTCTGGTTCCCGGTAGTCGTTACCGCCACAGCGGTGCTTGCCCTGGGTATGGGGCTGTTTTTCTCGGTTCTCACAGCCAAATACCGGGATATGGGCTATATCATCAGTTTAGGGGTGCGCCTGCTCATGTATGTAACGCCTGTTATCTACCCTCTTTCCGCAGTTCCGGAAAAGGTGCGATGGATCGTCCGGCTAAATCCACTGGCGCAGTTATTTGAAGCGTTCCGCCTCTCGCTGCTGGGGGAAGGCACGGTTTCTTTTGTGCAGTTGCTGTATAGTGTGCTGTTTGCCGCTGCTTTCCTGAGCGTGGCGCTGCTGCTGTTTAACAAGCAGGGAGACAAACTGATAGACGTAGTATAG